One Nitrospirota bacterium genomic region harbors:
- the rpsG gene encoding 30S ribosomal protein S7: protein MPRTRFLDHRDPLPDVRYRDKLVGKFLNILMTGGKKSTAERICYGAFDVIQEKTGNDPLKVFRAALDNVKPVVEVKSRRVGGASYQVPVEIRPARRMSLALRWLAEYSRTRGGKSMREKLAAELLDASNNTGAAVKKREDVHRMAEANKAFAHYRW from the coding sequence ATGCCAAGAACTAGGTTTTTAGACCACCGAGATCCTCTCCCTGACGTGCGATATCGGGATAAGCTCGTCGGAAAGTTTCTCAATATCCTGATGACGGGTGGAAAAAAGAGTACGGCCGAACGCATTTGCTACGGAGCCTTCGATGTTATACAGGAGAAGACCGGCAACGATCCGCTCAAAGTGTTTCGGGCGGCGCTTGATAACGTGAAGCCGGTCGTTGAGGTGAAGTCCCGACGAGTGGGGGGCGCCTCGTATCAGGTGCCGGTAGAGATTCGTCCGGCCCGCCGGATGTCGCTTGCGCTCAGGTGGTTGGCGGAATATTCGCGTACTCGCGGCGGAAAGAGTATGCGCGAGAAGCTTGCGGCTGAATTGCTGGATGCGTCGAACAATACGGGGGCGGCGGTTAAGAAGCGGGAAGACGTGCATCGAATGGCGGAAGCCAACAAGGCCTTCGCGCACTATCGCTGGTAG
- the fusA gene encoding elongation factor G, translating into MARQAPLEQTRNIGIMAHIDAGKTTTTERILFYTGISHKLGEVHEGAATMDWMEQERERGITITAAATTCFWRDHRVNIIDTPGHVDFTIEVERSLRVLDGAVAVFDSVQGVEPQSETVWRQADKYSVPRIAFMNKMDRIGADFYASVQTMIDRLGAKPVPIQIPIGRESEFRGSIDLVTMKAYVYDDETLGAKYVVADIPADMLERAKEYREKMLDAVAEFDEQAMEKYLNGLPLTEEEIRRAIRAGVLSMKMTPVLCGSAFKNKGVQQLLDGVVDFLPSPLDVESVTGIDPNTEQEIKRRPSDSEPFAALAFKIMTDPFAGQLTFLRVYSGMLKTGTSVANVTKGTKDRVGRLLKMHANKREDIDVAYAGDIVAAVGLKGATTGDTLADEKQPVLLEVMKFPEPVIAMAVEPKTKQDQEKMGFALQKLAQEDPSFRVKTDEETAQTIIAGMGELHLEIIVDRMLREFKVEANVGKPEVAFRETIRKKAEAESKYIKQTGGRGQYGHVVLTVEPAESGKGLEFINKTVGGSIPKEFIPAIEKGVKERLDSGVIAGYPIRDVRVTVIDGSFHDVDSNEMAFKIAGSMAFLDACKKADPVLLEPIMKVEVVVPQDFMGDVIGNLNGRRGKIQGMKARAAAQAIDALVPLSEMFGYATDLRSRTQGRATYSMEFDRYEAVPRQISEAIIAKYRGE; encoded by the coding sequence GTGGCTCGTCAAGCACCATTAGAGCAAACTCGGAATATCGGCATCATGGCTCACATCGATGCCGGGAAGACGACGACGACTGAACGAATCCTCTTCTACACCGGGATCTCACATAAGCTGGGTGAGGTGCACGAAGGTGCGGCGACGATGGATTGGATGGAGCAGGAGAGAGAACGCGGCATTACGATTACGGCTGCTGCGACAACCTGTTTCTGGAGAGACCATCGGGTCAATATCATCGATACCCCCGGGCACGTCGACTTTACGATTGAGGTCGAGCGATCGCTTCGGGTACTCGACGGGGCTGTGGCAGTGTTTGACTCCGTACAGGGGGTTGAGCCGCAATCTGAGACGGTCTGGCGTCAGGCGGATAAGTATAGCGTGCCGAGAATTGCGTTCATGAACAAGATGGACCGGATCGGCGCAGATTTCTATGCCAGCGTCCAGACGATGATCGATCGATTGGGAGCCAAGCCGGTGCCGATCCAGATTCCGATCGGCCGCGAGTCTGAATTCAGAGGGTCGATCGATCTCGTGACCATGAAGGCCTATGTGTATGACGACGAAACGCTCGGAGCCAAATATGTCGTCGCCGATATTCCTGCCGATATGCTCGAGCGGGCCAAAGAGTATCGCGAAAAAATGCTGGACGCAGTCGCTGAGTTCGACGAGCAGGCCATGGAGAAGTATCTCAACGGTCTGCCCTTGACGGAAGAGGAGATCCGTCGAGCTATTCGAGCTGGCGTGCTCTCGATGAAGATGACTCCAGTTTTGTGTGGATCGGCGTTTAAGAACAAGGGTGTCCAGCAACTGTTGGATGGAGTTGTGGATTTCCTTCCCTCCCCTCTTGATGTCGAATCCGTGACCGGGATTGATCCGAATACCGAACAGGAAATCAAGCGACGACCATCGGATAGTGAGCCGTTTGCGGCCTTAGCCTTCAAGATCATGACGGATCCCTTTGCAGGACAGCTCACCTTTCTCCGGGTGTATTCAGGGATGCTCAAGACGGGAACGTCAGTTGCGAATGTGACGAAGGGCACGAAGGATCGAGTCGGACGTTTATTAAAGATGCACGCGAACAAGCGGGAAGACATCGATGTGGCCTATGCGGGTGACATCGTTGCGGCGGTCGGCCTGAAAGGGGCAACGACAGGAGACACGCTGGCGGATGAAAAGCAGCCGGTCTTGCTCGAAGTGATGAAGTTCCCTGAGCCGGTCATCGCCATGGCGGTTGAGCCAAAAACCAAACAAGATCAAGAAAAGATGGGGTTCGCTCTCCAGAAGTTGGCGCAGGAAGATCCGTCATTCCGGGTGAAGACGGATGAAGAAACCGCGCAGACCATCATTGCCGGAATGGGAGAGCTGCATCTGGAAATCATCGTGGATCGCATGCTGCGCGAATTCAAGGTCGAAGCCAACGTCGGAAAGCCTGAGGTGGCCTTTCGGGAAACGATTCGTAAGAAGGCTGAGGCGGAGTCGAAGTACATCAAGCAGACCGGCGGTCGTGGCCAGTACGGGCATGTCGTACTGACGGTCGAACCAGCCGAGTCAGGCAAAGGGTTGGAGTTCATCAACAAGACTGTCGGTGGCTCTATCCCGAAAGAATTCATCCCGGCAATCGAAAAGGGTGTGAAGGAGCGGCTTGATTCCGGTGTGATCGCTGGATATCCGATTCGCGATGTCCGGGTCACGGTGATCGACGGGTCGTTCCACGACGTCGACTCCAATGAAATGGCGTTTAAGATCGCCGGTTCAATGGCCTTCCTGGATGCCTGTAAGAAAGCCGATCCTGTATTGCTTGAACCGATCATGAAGGTAGAGGTTGTGGTGCCTCAAGATTTTATGGGAGATGTCATCGGCAATTTGAACGGCCGTCGAGGCAAGATCCAGGGCATGAAAGCCAGGGCTGCTGCGCAGGCCATCGATGCATTGGTCCCACTCAGTGAAATGTTCGGGTACGCGACCGACCTTCGGTCCCGTACTCAGGGCCGAGCTACCTATAGCATGGAG
- a CDS encoding 30S ribosomal protein S12 has protein sequence MPTINQLVRKGRQLAHAKTKSPALKSCPQKRGVCLRVYTSTPKKPNSALRKVARVRLTNGMEVTTYIPGVGHNLQEHSIVLVRGGRVKDLPGVRYHIVRGALDAVGVADRKQSRSKYGAKRPK, from the coding sequence ATGCCCACGATTAATCAGTTAGTCAGAAAAGGTCGCCAGCTGGCGCACGCGAAGACGAAGAGCCCCGCACTGAAGTCCTGTCCGCAGAAGCGCGGAGTCTGTCTTCGTGTCTATACCTCGACGCCAAAGAAGCCGAACTCAGCGCTGCGGAAAGTCGCGCGCGTTCGGCTGACGAATGGAATGGAAGTGACGACCTATATCCCCGGTGTCGGCCACAACCTTCAAGAACATTCTATCGTGCTCGTCCGTGGCGGCCGCGTGAAGGACTTGCCTGGAGTACGCTATCACATCGTCAGAGGCGCTCTTGATGCCGTTGGCGTGGCGGACCGAAAGCAGAGCCGTTCGAAGTATGGGGCGAAGCGCCCGAAGTAG